The following nucleotide sequence is from Aspergillus luchuensis IFO 4308 DNA, chromosome 1, nearly complete sequence.
GTAGTGAGCTCACACACAGACATCCGACAAAGCCGACGGAAGCCACGATATGGCGCTGTACCTTGCAGATCGCTTCCCGATTACGTTCGGAGGCGTGCAAGCCAACAAGATCCAACGGTTGCTATTTAGCCGGCTTGAATTTGAGGAGGGCGCGGAGTGATTCTCCGCGACATACATGGCGTAGATGCCAAGAATAGTATCCTCTTCTGGCATTGTACTGCCCTGCTTGGATTAATCATGCAGCGAATGCATTGACATTTAAACCTATAACAGGGGTCTTGCTACTCAGACAAGGCCTTTGTCTACATAGTATGAGTAAAGTGACATGTAATGTCGGTTGAGGAGTATCTCCGCTAGCCACAAGAAGATTTCGTGTTCCCGTTCCGGCAGGTATACAATGCCCTCGGTGTGCATATCGGATATCGAGAGTTTGAGTACTCTGTCAAGTTCAAAATAATCGATAGTACCTAGTATAGTAGCGTGGTGGTTGAGCAGACTGCCATGACGATGCTTCAATGAAgcaaatagaaatatatactagtaccGTTTTGTTGAAAACTACTTACCAGCCGTAGAAAATTCCCTAGCAGACAAAACTCGCATGTTCCACTGTCCATTATTGTACCATGTGGTAGACAGGTCCAGACCATAGAAAATGAAGGTGAGGATATGATTAATCATTCATCTAAATTAGGGAGAGGACACAATGGTATTTCCTGTGATGCCTAACTAGTCATGAGCCTCGGCAATTTCTTATCACCCGCTTATCGCTTATCGGATGACTTTTCCCAAGTGGAGATGGTGCATCCTCAGGCCAACCGCCCAACGTCGCCGGTCGCTTCCCCCTCGTTCGTCTGTTTCAAGGCCCGCAAGCTTACCGCTGAGGATGCGCTCGCCGAGGAGCTGCCAACACAGGGTGCGGCACAAGTCCAGCGGCTATCTCGGACGTACTCTCATGTCAATGTTCCCAGTGCTGTCCAATGGCAAGTGGGTGAGCATGCTGGGTTCGTGCATGCTTTCATGTCCAGTATGCGACATGGACCGATTCTGCAGCAACGCC
It contains:
- a CDS encoding uncharacterized protein (COG:S;~EggNog:ENOG410PGEP;~InterPro:IPR029058), whose protein sequence is MSLGNFLSPAYRLSDDFSQVEMVHPQANRPTSPVASPSFVCFKARKLTAEDALAEELPTQGAAQVQRLSRTYSHVNVPSAVQWQVGEHAGFVHAFMSSMRHGPILQQRQRETWERLGRYLSTQKDLPIEEQRLNGLPSDKVLIMCGDHDAVIVKNELVPDATSALQGHASFRFFNAGHEFPSTKYEEVAQYVMELMH